The proteins below come from a single Pseudomonas sp. MYb118 genomic window:
- a CDS encoding multicopper oxidase domain-containing protein, with the protein MKTKARYPFKWLLKPLGVALTMALGTATLRASPIDDERQPETSDPSAYYDEPADEPAALNAILTMPEANEDSFDLPDGVKGTRDTTRQENILPPRVQTSFNYPTNGKPSPLFGALPFTQQLVLFEEFGPEKLDPTTPAAPLPFPAATVGPLPQQDPTSVARSAPPSAALDAFMRQPGLTPFPSQFSNVVDRNPWQAQIEYFLNRRIGSSAEGRPPGKGWSHQRWNEFYPQMAYKTVQTGARLNTGWRDSHQMHGYAVGEFGPGGLYHNVAGIPATDGTAKGVDARIHPNMPVQNHNSVWTFDGTLPPKLLMVRYGQPVLMRHYNGLPIDPAANMGFGLHTISTHEHNGHAPAESDGYANAFFFPGQYYDYRWPIQLAGYDSINTKAEDPRAAFPCAPGETLWTNDLTPSLKTCDHGTIKIRGDWRETMSTHWFHDHMLDFTAQNVYKGNAAMMNYYSALDRGNESVNDGVNLRLPSGSALPWGNRDYDVNLLFADKAWDQSGQLWFNPFNTDGFLGDQVLVNWQWKPTLDVRARSYRFRMLNGSVSRYFKLALVREIKGTSGEFQGPKGSGVSYARVPFHMIANDGNIMEHAVPFDGTMDLDADGDKQNHNAILPTQGIAERFDIIVNFAKNGIKPGDKIFFVNLLAHDDGKGPKEPISLADVLSEKYLAVIKQTSKGPQWDKGDPAIGKVLQLNVKAYTGQDLAMDPAAYEPAKPGKAEGLVMIPLKIHRDNAADKQRLAAARHRTFTFGRSDGTDEAPWTVKTDGGFGFHMDPRRLNASTQLNSGPTDAGAAGFGTLEVWNIKAGGKGWSHPVHVHFEEGIILSRGGKAPPEWEKWARKDVYRIGSENDGLDSVEMAINFREFAGTYMEHCHNTQHEDNSMLLRWDLEKPGQLQLMPTPLPSWDGVRYVNSAALPTFRNGDGFGPQVQVKK; encoded by the coding sequence ATGAAAACGAAAGCGCGTTATCCCTTCAAATGGCTCCTGAAGCCCTTGGGCGTCGCCCTCACAATGGCACTGGGCACGGCAACGCTGCGTGCCAGCCCGATCGATGACGAGCGACAGCCAGAAACCTCGGACCCTTCGGCCTACTACGACGAGCCGGCCGACGAGCCTGCGGCGCTCAACGCCATCCTGACCATGCCTGAGGCCAACGAAGACTCCTTCGATCTGCCCGACGGCGTCAAAGGCACCCGCGATACCACCCGCCAGGAAAACATCCTGCCACCGCGGGTGCAGACCAGTTTCAACTATCCCACCAACGGCAAACCCAGCCCGTTGTTCGGCGCGCTGCCGTTTACCCAGCAACTGGTGCTGTTCGAAGAGTTCGGCCCGGAAAAACTCGACCCCACCACACCGGCGGCTCCGTTGCCGTTCCCGGCGGCCACCGTTGGCCCGTTGCCACAACAGGACCCCACCAGCGTGGCGCGCAGTGCCCCGCCCAGTGCGGCCCTCGACGCCTTCATGCGCCAGCCGGGGCTGACGCCGTTCCCCAGCCAGTTCTCCAACGTGGTGGACCGCAACCCGTGGCAGGCACAGATCGAGTACTTCCTCAACCGCCGCATCGGCTCGTCGGCCGAAGGGCGTCCACCGGGAAAAGGCTGGTCGCACCAGCGCTGGAACGAGTTCTACCCGCAGATGGCCTACAAGACCGTGCAGACCGGCGCGCGGCTCAACACCGGCTGGCGTGACAGCCATCAGATGCACGGCTATGCCGTGGGCGAGTTCGGCCCCGGTGGTCTCTATCACAACGTGGCGGGTATACCGGCCACCGACGGCACGGCCAAGGGCGTCGATGCGCGGATCCACCCGAACATGCCGGTGCAGAACCACAACTCGGTGTGGACCTTCGACGGCACCCTGCCGCCCAAGCTGTTGATGGTGCGTTACGGCCAGCCGGTGCTGATGCGCCACTACAACGGCCTGCCGATTGATCCGGCGGCCAACATGGGCTTCGGCCTGCACACCATCAGCACCCACGAGCACAACGGTCACGCCCCGGCGGAAAGCGACGGCTATGCCAACGCGTTCTTCTTCCCCGGCCAGTACTACGACTATCGCTGGCCGATCCAGCTGGCCGGTTACGACAGCATCAACACCAAGGCCGAAGACCCGCGCGCGGCGTTCCCCTGCGCACCGGGCGAAACCCTGTGGACCAACGACCTGACTCCCAGTCTCAAGACCTGCGACCACGGCACCATCAAGATTCGTGGCGACTGGCGCGAGACCATGAGCACCCACTGGTTCCACGACCACATGCTCGATTTCACCGCGCAGAACGTCTACAAGGGCAACGCGGCGATGATGAACTACTACAGCGCCCTGGACCGCGGCAATGAATCGGTGAACGACGGTGTCAACCTGCGCTTGCCCAGTGGCAGCGCCTTGCCGTGGGGTAACCGCGACTATGACGTCAACCTGCTGTTCGCCGACAAGGCCTGGGATCAGAGCGGCCAACTGTGGTTCAACCCGTTCAACACCGACGGCTTCCTCGGTGACCAGGTACTGGTCAACTGGCAGTGGAAACCGACCCTGGACGTGCGCGCCCGCAGCTACCGCTTCCGCATGCTCAACGGCTCGGTATCGCGCTATTTCAAACTGGCGCTGGTGCGGGAAATCAAGGGCACCAGTGGCGAATTCCAGGGCCCCAAAGGCTCGGGCGTGTCCTATGCACGGGTGCCGTTCCACATGATCGCCAACGACGGCAACATCATGGAACACGCCGTGCCGTTCGACGGCACCATGGACCTGGATGCCGACGGCGACAAACAGAACCACAACGCCATCCTGCCAACCCAGGGCATTGCCGAGCGCTTCGACATCATCGTCAACTTCGCGAAAAACGGCATCAAGCCGGGGGACAAGATCTTCTTCGTCAACCTGCTGGCCCATGACGACGGTAAAGGCCCGAAAGAGCCGATTTCCCTGGCGGACGTGCTGTCGGAGAAATACCTGGCGGTGATCAAGCAGACCAGCAAGGGGCCGCAGTGGGACAAGGGCGACCCGGCCATCGGCAAGGTCCTGCAACTCAACGTCAAGGCCTACACCGGCCAGGACCTGGCGATGGACCCGGCCGCGTATGAACCCGCCAAACCCGGCAAGGCCGAAGGCCTGGTGATGATCCCGCTGAAGATCCACCGCGACAACGCGGCTGACAAGCAACGCCTGGCTGCCGCTCGCCATCGCACCTTCACCTTCGGTCGTTCCGACGGCACCGATGAGGCTCCGTGGACGGTCAAGACCGACGGCGGGTTCGGCTTCCACATGGACCCTCGGCGCTTGAATGCCTCGACCCAGTTGAATTCCGGCCCGACCGATGCTGGCGCCGCAGGCTTCGGCACCCTGGAAGTGTGGAACATCAAGGCTGGCGGCAAGGGCTGGAGCCACCCGGTGCATGTGCACTTCGAGGAAGGCATCATCCTCAGTCGTGGCGGCAAGGCACCACCGGAATGGGAAAAATGGGCACGCAAGGACGTGTACCGCATCGGTTCGGAAAACGATGGCCTGGACAGCGTCGAAATGGCGATCAACTTCCGCGAATTCGCCGGGACCTACATGGAGCACTGTCACAACACCCAGCATGAGGACAACTCCATGCTGCTGCGCTGGGACCTGGAAAAACCCGGCCAACTGCAGTTGATGCCGACACCGCTGCCAAGCTGGGATGGCGTGCGCTACGTCAACTCCGCCGCGCTGCCAACCTTCCGTAATGGCGATGGCTTCGGCCCGCAAGTGCAGGTGAAAAAATGA
- a CDS encoding SCO family protein, with protein sequence MNRAGVDRTQPTPRSRALGMHLILMLVTCLLATRVLVAHDGVLAPTQSATPWGGDYFPNTLLTDQDGRQVRFFDDLIKGKVVVINFIFTSCSDSCPLETARLRQVQKLLGDRVGKDIFFYSISIDPLSDTPEVLKAYSQRFKVGPGWQFLTGEFEAVTDLRKKLGLFIEGVDNGRSKDHNLSLIVGNQETGRWMKASPFENPWILADQLANTLQNWKQASAEESYANAPEIRPPSNGEELFRTRCASCHSLGPQDGQGIGMRSIGPDLIGVTRQREPAWLNRWIREPDRLLAEKDPIATQLFERYERIPMPNLRLDEQSAQSIIDFLQEETERQQPLQAAQVQ encoded by the coding sequence ATGAACCGGGCGGGCGTCGACAGGACGCAGCCGACGCCACGCTCCCGGGCCCTGGGCATGCACCTGATCCTGATGCTGGTGACCTGTCTGCTGGCCACCCGCGTTCTGGTGGCCCACGACGGCGTGCTGGCGCCGACGCAATCGGCCACGCCCTGGGGCGGTGATTACTTCCCCAACACCCTGCTGACCGACCAGGACGGTCGGCAGGTGCGGTTCTTCGACGACCTGATCAAAGGCAAGGTGGTGGTGATCAATTTCATCTTCACCTCTTGCAGCGATTCATGTCCGCTGGAAACGGCGCGCCTGCGCCAGGTGCAAAAGCTGCTGGGGGACCGGGTGGGCAAGGACATTTTTTTCTACTCGATCAGCATCGACCCCTTGAGCGATACCCCCGAAGTGCTCAAGGCCTATTCACAACGTTTCAAGGTTGGGCCGGGCTGGCAGTTCCTGACCGGCGAGTTCGAGGCCGTCACCGATCTGCGCAAGAAGCTCGGGCTGTTCATCGAAGGCGTCGACAACGGCCGCAGCAAGGACCACAACCTGAGCCTGATCGTCGGCAACCAGGAAACCGGGCGCTGGATGAAAGCCTCACCGTTCGAGAACCCGTGGATCCTCGCCGACCAACTGGCCAACACCCTGCAGAACTGGAAGCAGGCCAGTGCCGAAGAAAGCTACGCCAATGCTCCCGAAATCCGCCCGCCGAGCAATGGCGAAGAATTGTTCCGTACCCGATGCGCGTCGTGCCACAGCCTCGGGCCCCAGGACGGGCAGGGTATCGGCATGCGCAGCATCGGCCCGGACCTGATCGGCGTGACTCGCCAGCGCGAGCCGGCCTGGCTCAATCGCTGGATTCGCGAGCCGGATCGCCTGCTGGCCGAGAAGGACCCGATCGCCACGCAGTTGTTCGAGCGTTATGAGCGAATTCCGATGCCCAACTTGCGCCTGGATGAGCAGTCGGCGCAGTCGATCATCGACTTTTTGCAGGAGGAAACCGAACGACAGCAACCGTTGCAGGCCGCCCAGGTGCAATAG
- a CDS encoding sensor histidine kinase, whose protein sequence is MQILDPPPVPALPTTPAEEGLGLRGQFNLLRWFSLGSFLIIAGVALALGYISTRFVVEESIERDSMLTAQFVQAIGAAEIRHASISPTRTIGEMLDPRQDDDDPDLTAQARASSRGEFLDHVEHLPDLLLATVYALDRTVVWSTNPELIGVRIADDDELDESFEMKEPVSTSYHEIDEERPEQRLLREPEYLFIENYIPMFNADKSKVIAMVEIYKEPADLVASIQRGFKTIWFATLLGGAAIYLGLFWIVWRAAKLLESQQKQLISNETFVALGEMSSAVAHSLRNPLANIRSSAELAQEIASHGAQKNIGDIISQVDRMSRWVRELLVSLRPVNDDDETVDLVAAIDDTLSAFEALIKRCGVEVRFTSMACTPVVSQQVLLTQILNSLFANALEAMPKGGVLSIDIESQHPGHLRMTLSDTGKGMSRQQQQMVFKPFFTTKQGGLGVGLALVKRIMERFEGSVELTSQEQEGTRVSLNFKVATGEDHGAQHSTGRG, encoded by the coding sequence ATGCAGATACTCGACCCACCACCAGTACCTGCGTTGCCGACCACGCCAGCCGAAGAAGGCTTGGGCTTGCGGGGACAATTCAATCTGCTGCGCTGGTTTTCCCTGGGCAGCTTCCTGATCATCGCCGGGGTGGCGCTGGCGCTGGGCTACATTTCCACGCGTTTCGTGGTGGAGGAGAGCATCGAGCGTGATTCCATGCTCACCGCGCAGTTCGTCCAAGCCATCGGCGCCGCCGAAATCCGCCATGCCTCGATCTCGCCGACCCGGACCATCGGCGAAATGCTCGACCCGCGCCAGGATGACGATGATCCTGACCTGACGGCGCAGGCCCGGGCCTCTTCCCGTGGCGAATTTCTCGATCATGTCGAGCATCTGCCCGACCTGCTGCTGGCCACCGTGTACGCCCTGGACCGTACCGTGGTCTGGTCGACCAACCCGGAGCTGATCGGGGTGCGCATTGCTGATGACGATGAGCTGGACGAGTCCTTCGAAATGAAGGAACCGGTGTCCACCAGTTACCACGAAATTGATGAGGAACGCCCCGAGCAGCGCCTGCTGCGTGAGCCCGAATACCTGTTCATCGAGAACTACATCCCGATGTTCAACGCCGATAAAAGCAAAGTGATTGCGATGGTGGAGATCTACAAGGAGCCGGCGGACCTGGTGGCGAGCATCCAGCGCGGCTTCAAGACCATCTGGTTTGCCACGCTGCTGGGCGGCGCCGCGATTTATCTGGGGCTGTTCTGGATCGTCTGGCGCGCGGCCAAGCTGCTGGAGAGCCAGCAGAAGCAACTGATCAGCAACGAAACCTTCGTCGCCCTGGGGGAAATGTCCTCGGCGGTGGCCCACAGCCTGCGCAACCCACTGGCGAACATCCGTTCCAGCGCCGAGCTGGCCCAGGAAATCGCCAGCCACGGTGCGCAGAAGAACATTGGCGACATCATCAGCCAGGTCGATCGCATGTCGCGTTGGGTGCGCGAGTTGCTGGTGTCGTTGCGCCCCGTCAATGACGATGACGAAACGGTGGATCTGGTGGCCGCCATCGACGACACCCTGAGCGCCTTCGAAGCGCTGATCAAGCGCTGTGGCGTCGAAGTGCGCTTTACGTCGATGGCCTGCACACCGGTCGTCAGCCAACAGGTGCTGCTGACGCAAATTCTCAATAGCCTGTTCGCTAACGCCCTGGAGGCGATGCCCAAGGGCGGCGTGCTGAGCATCGACATCGAATCGCAACATCCCGGCCATTTGCGCATGACCCTGAGCGACACCGGCAAGGGCATGAGCCGGCAACAACAGCAAATGGTTTTCAAACCGTTTTTCACCACCAAACAAGGTGGCCTGGGCGTCGGCCTGGCCCTGGTCAAAAGAATAATGGAGCGCTTTGAAGGCTCGGTCGAACTGACCAGCCAGGAGCAGGAAGGAACCCGCGTCAGTCTCAATTTTAAAGTGGCAACGGGAGAGGATCATGGAGCACAGCATTCTACTGGTCGAGGATGA
- a CDS encoding sigma-54-dependent transcriptional regulator, producing the protein MEHSILLVEDDELLAENIQTYLERRDFEVTVCHSAEEALDQMRTFAPDVVLTDNSLPGMSGHDLIQKLRISAPDLKVIMMTGYGNVEDAVVAMKEGAFHYVTKPVALPELKLMLDKALATDRMERTLSFYQEREAQKSGVQALIGESAPMQHLKNTIGQLLDAERRMTNGDLPPVLVEGETGTGKELVARALHFDGPRSKGPFIEFNCASIPSNLLESELFGHEKGAFTDAKDRRVGLVEAADGGTLFLDEVGEMDLLLQAKLLKLLEDRTIRRVGSVKERKVDLRVISATNCNLEQMVQQGKFRRDLFFRLRIISIKVPRLYARGEDILLLARHFLALHGKRYGKPHLHFSDQAEELMLSYSWPGNVRELRNMLEQTVLLAQSDTIAAHQLNVCMSLVDEPLVMPEMPHSEPRPVYSASSESMNLPEVERDMVRKMLDKTDWNVTKSARLLGLSRDMLRYRIEKLGLARPDKRQW; encoded by the coding sequence ATGGAGCACAGCATTCTACTGGTCGAGGATGACGAACTCCTCGCCGAGAATATCCAGACGTACCTGGAGCGCAGGGACTTCGAGGTGACGGTCTGCCATTCGGCTGAAGAGGCGCTGGACCAGATGCGCACGTTTGCCCCCGACGTGGTGCTCACCGACAACTCGCTGCCGGGCATGAGCGGTCACGACCTGATCCAGAAGCTGCGCATCAGCGCGCCGGATCTGAAAGTGATCATGATGACCGGCTACGGCAATGTCGAAGACGCCGTGGTGGCAATGAAGGAAGGTGCTTTTCACTACGTGACCAAACCGGTGGCGCTGCCCGAACTCAAGCTGATGCTCGACAAGGCCCTGGCCACTGACCGGATGGAACGTACCCTGTCGTTCTACCAGGAGCGCGAAGCGCAGAAGTCGGGAGTGCAAGCCTTGATCGGTGAATCAGCGCCCATGCAGCACCTGAAAAACACCATTGGCCAGTTGCTCGACGCCGAACGGCGCATGACCAATGGTGATCTGCCCCCGGTGCTGGTCGAAGGCGAAACCGGCACCGGCAAGGAACTGGTGGCCCGCGCCCTGCATTTCGACGGGCCACGCAGCAAGGGCCCGTTCATTGAATTCAACTGTGCCTCGATCCCCTCCAACCTGCTGGAGTCGGAACTGTTCGGCCATGAGAAGGGCGCGTTCACCGACGCCAAGGACCGCCGGGTCGGGCTGGTCGAAGCGGCGGATGGCGGCACCCTGTTTCTCGATGAAGTGGGGGAGATGGACCTGCTGCTGCAGGCCAAGCTGCTGAAACTGCTGGAAGACCGCACCATTCGCCGGGTGGGGTCGGTCAAGGAGCGCAAGGTCGACCTGCGGGTGATCAGCGCCACCAACTGCAACCTCGAACAGATGGTCCAGCAGGGCAAGTTCCGCCGCGACCTGTTCTTCCGTCTGCGCATCATCTCGATCAAGGTGCCACGCCTGTATGCCCGAGGCGAAGACATCCTGTTGCTGGCCCGGCATTTCCTGGCCCTGCACGGCAAACGTTATGGCAAGCCGCACCTGCATTTCAGCGACCAGGCCGAAGAGCTGATGCTCAGCTACAGCTGGCCGGGCAACGTGCGCGAGTTGCGCAACATGCTGGAACAGACCGTCTTGCTCGCCCAGAGCGACACCATCGCCGCGCACCAGTTGAACGTGTGCATGAGCCTGGTGGATGAACCGCTGGTGATGCCGGAGATGCCCCACAGCGAACCTCGCCCGGTGTACAGCGCCAGCAGCGAGTCGATGAACCTGCCGGAAGTGGAGCGCGACATGGTGCGCAAGATGCTCGACAAGACCGACTGGAACGTCACCAAGTCCGCGCGCCTGCTGGGCTTGAGCCGGGACATGCTGCGTTACCGGATCGAAAAGCTCGGCCTGGCACGTCCGGACAAACGTCAGTGGTAA